The Daucus carota subsp. sativus chromosome 9, DH1 v3.0, whole genome shotgun sequence genome window below encodes:
- the LOC135149417 gene encoding uncharacterized protein LOC135149417: protein MDRATWMYKLPRIAHEYVSGVNEFISCAVENLKKKGTEHGTEEMITCPCRDCYNLKKYPSVETIREHLFRRGFMKDYTKWIWHGEGIQSKRTETVNRKLESCGDGMDTNKEDDVENDRVHEMIEDVEDLLMHQPEVLEHLVDDSKKLLYPGCRDQFTRLSTTLKLCQLKVKNGWSDKSFTEMLKLLADILPPDNELPTSTYEAKKILCPLGMNVKKIHACPNNCVLFRNEYEHLHMCPKCGASRFKQEENNSFTNNTKRPPVKVLRYLPIVERFKRLFANVNDAKLLRWHVEGIKSDGMLRHPADSPQWRNIDGKFPEFGGELRNLRLGLCADGMNPYRTLSSQHSTWPVLLTIYNLPPWLCMKRKYIMLALLIPGPKEAGNDIDVYLQPLIEDLLLLWDQGERIYDAYSQTYFILRAMIFCTISDFPGYGNLSGYSVKGAKACPICEDATIDIRLHNCKKNVYMGHRTFLPLNHPYRKREKSFDGTIETRVARLPLIGKEVFQRVKDIDVVLGKLYKKPSTSSIWKKRSIFWDLPYWEHLQVRHCLDLMYIEKNVCESIIGTLLNIPGKTKDGMKARLDLQEMGVRAELAPQPSGKRTYLPPACFTLSRKEKISLCECLSTVKVPSGYSSNPKNFVSMKDLKMVGMKSHDCHVLMQHLVPVAIRGILPKHVRLAITKLCFFFNAICSKVIDPMTLDKLQADIIVTLCELETYLHNRWNLDDSRKKIVLEKAAKQWRDFKGKLTRNFLRAGKDPCEVYHFISREQWETYKNRRESAEFKESAFHSVVLEIY, encoded by the exons ATGGATCGTGCCACGTGGATGTACAAATTACCGCGGATTGCACATGAGTATGTTAGTGGTGTTAATGAGTTCATTTCATGTGCGGTTGAGAACCTAAAGAAGAAAGGCACCGAACATGGCACAGAAGAAATGATCACATGTCCTTGTCGCGactgttataatttaaaaaagtatCCCAGTGTCGAGACTATACGTGAACATTTATTTCGGCGTGGTTTCATGAAAGATTATACTAAGTGGATCTGGCATGGTGAAGGAATACAATCTAAAAGAACGGAGACAGTTAATAGAAAACTTGAAAGTTGCGGAGATGGTATGGATACCAATAAAGAAGATGACGTAGAAAATGACAGGGTCCATGAGATGATCGAAGATGTTGAAGATCTTCTAATGCACCAGCCAGAAGTTCTTGAGCACTTGGTTGATGACTCCAAAAAACTTTTGTACCCTGGGTGTAGGGATCAGTTTACCAGGCTGTCAACTACCCTTAAATTGTGTCAGCTTAAAGTGAAGAATGGGTGGAGTGACAAGAGTTTCACTGAAATGCTAAAACTTCTGGCAGACATTCTTCCTCCGGATAACGAGCTTCCCACTTCCACCTACGAGGCGAAGAAAATATTGTGTCCATTAGGTATGAATGTCAAGAAGATACATGCATGTCCAAATAATTGTGTGCTGTTTCGCAATGAGTATGAACATCTACACATGTGTCCAAAGTGCGGAGCTTCCAGGTTCAAGCAGGAAGAAAATAATTCTTTTACTAACAACACGAAGAGGCCTCCGGTCAAGGTGTTGCGTTATCTGCCTATAGTGGAACGATTCAAACGACTCTTTGCAAATGTAAATGATGCGAAGCTGTTGAGGTGGCATGTTGAAGGAATAAAATCAGATGGGATGCTCCGACACCCAGCCGACTCACCACAATGGAGAAACATTGATGGAAAGTTTCCGGAATTCGGTGGAGAACTTAGAAACCTTCGTCTTGGCCTCTGTGCGGATGGCATGAATCCGTATCGAACTCTAAGCTCTCAACACAGTACCTGGCCAGTTCTTTTAACAATTTATAACTTGCCCCCTTGGTTATGCATGAAGCGCAAGTACATTATGTTGGCGTTGCTAATTCCCGGTCCTAAAGAGGCAGGAAATGACATAGATGTTTATCTTCAGCCACTTATTGAAGATCTATTGTTATTGTGGGATCAAGGTGAGAGGATATATGATGCATACAGCCAAACATACTTCATCTTGCGTGCCATGATTTTTTGCACCATAAGCGACTTTCCTGGCTATGGAAACCTTTCAGGGTACAGTGTTAAAGGAGCTAAAGCATGCCCGATTTGTGAAGATGCTACGATCGACATTCGCTTACACAAttgtaaaaaaaatgtatatatgggTCATCGTACATTTCTTCCCCTTAACCACCCTTATCGGAAGAGGGAAAAGTCTTTTGATGGCACTATCGAGACTCGAGTGGCTCGTTTACCTTTAATCGGGAAGGAGGTTTTTCAACGAGTCAAAGATATCGATGTTGTGCTTGGGAAGTTATATAAAAAGCCATCAACAAGTAGCATCTGGAAGAAGAGATCTATATTCTGGGATCTTCCATATTGGGAGCACTTGCAAGTTAGGCATTGTCTTGATCTTATGTATATTGAAAAAAATGTTTGTGAAAGCATTATAGGAACTCTGTTGAATATACCTGGCAAGACAAAGGATGGCATGAAAGCCAGATTAGACTTACAGGAGATGGGTGTTCGAGCAGAGTTAGCACCGCAACCATCTGGTAAACGTACATATCTACCTCCGGCATGCTTCACTCTATCCAGAAAAGAGAAAATAAGCTTGTGCGAGTGCTTATCTACTGTGAAAGTTCCATCTGGATATTCCTCAAACCCTAAAAACTTTGTCTcaatgaaggatttgaagatGGTAGGTATGAAGTCACATGATTGTCATGTCTTAATGCAACATCTTGTTCCGGTTGCAATTCGGGGCATATTGCCCAAGCACGTGAGGCTAGCTATCACGAAACTATGCTTCTTCTTCAATGCTATATGCAGTAAGGTCATTGATCCCATGACTTTAGATAAACTGCAAGCTGACATTATTGTCACACTTTGTGAATTGGAAACGTATTTACAT AATCGTTGGAATCTCGATGATTCACGAAAGAAGATTGTGTTAGAGAAAGCAGCCAAGCAATGGCGAGATTTCAAGGGTAAGCTGACAAGGAATTTTCTGCGAGCTGGAAAGGATCCATGTGAAGTTTATCAT